The window ACGGTTGAAGTCCAGCAAGGTGAAATCACATTGGTCACTGATTTCCTCGTTCTGGATCAACCGCTGTAATTCCTGGGCCGGGCCGCAGCCAAGGTTAAGCACCTTCAGCCTGCGACCATTTCCAACAACCCTCTCCGCCTCCCCCTTGATCGTTTGCACCAGATATTCAATCCGGTTCCGGTGCGCTTGCACAGGATCGATACTCAAAAACACCTTGTTCAGCATCTTGGCAAAAAGCGAGCTGCCCTCATACGGGTCCCGAAGCATCATATTCACCATTTCGTAATCCCCCGCATAACCGAGAGGTTTGGTGAACGCCCGGTAGGCGAAGGGAGAACACAACATCAATGGATGCATTTGCCTTCTGACATAAAACTTGTGCGCCGGCTGGTCGGTGACGGCCACACCACGCGTAGACGCCTCAAAGCTCCCCATCAAGGGATTGAGTTCCTCCACCATACGCCCCTCGATTTCCGAGATGACCTGCCGTTCAAGACCTAGTTTGTCCTGGGTATCCTTGGACCGTATCCCCAGATCGATTTGTTCAAGCCAGCGCTTCATCCCGATCATCAGGTTCTGCATGTCGGCCACATTCAGCTTGAAATCCGACGACACGTGATGGGCCCGTTTCCAGTCGTCAACAAACCCCTCGAACTGCGTCACCAGGTTCCCCTTACCATCCGGGCTGGCAAGAAAATCAACTTCTTTCCAGCCGTTGCCAAGAGTGGCTTCACAGAC of the Akkermansiaceae bacterium genome contains:
- a CDS encoding methyltransferase domain-containing protein → MSKTTTVPTNNSVKFENSQGFGLSANILRMRRYTISFEIYNPYSSVQLSEVLKEFRIRLNGRLIYEGEAVVSNIVNTGVLLVCEATLGNGWKEVDFLASPDGKGNLVTQFEGFVDDWKRAHHVSSDFKLNVADMQNLMIGMKRWLEQIDLGIRSKDTQDKLGLERQVISEIEGRMVEELNPLMGSFEASTRGVAVTDQPAHKFYVRRQMHPLMLCSPFAYRAFTKPLGYAGDYEMVNMMLRDPYEGSSLFAKMLNKVFLSIDPVQAHRNRIEYLVQTIKGEAERVVGNGRRLKVLNLGCGPAQELQRLIQNEEISDQCDFTLLDFNRETLDYTEGLLSDIKLKMGRNCELKMIERSVHQLLKQASRGDVDMEWESYDMVYCAGLFDYLSQKVCKKLVELFTKLLRPHGLVIATNVASTNPRIGWMEYVVEWNLVYRNDWEMLDLIPLDGTVLQTDLKRDPTGVNLFLEIRKVPMEPFITPAGIASQIM